A genome region from Microbacterium terricola includes the following:
- a CDS encoding dinucleotide-utilizing enzyme, producing the protein MSHRPSLARSTPFWGLIVASAASAAAGALMLVDKIGVMSAALTAGTATGIEVYVGQSVAVVGAVLVGAGVVGILLALAIAALSTLRPALPVEVVESPEDAVDEPAVAEDRDERTLDDIEVVEADEKDLTAAR; encoded by the coding sequence ATGTCCCACCGCCCGAGCCTTGCCCGCAGCACCCCGTTCTGGGGGCTCATCGTCGCCTCCGCCGCCAGCGCCGCCGCAGGCGCACTGATGCTCGTCGACAAGATCGGCGTGATGTCGGCAGCGCTCACCGCCGGCACGGCGACGGGTATCGAGGTCTACGTCGGCCAGTCGGTGGCCGTCGTCGGCGCGGTGCTCGTGGGCGCCGGCGTCGTCGGCATCCTGCTGGCGCTGGCCATCGCCGCGCTGTCGACCCTGCGTCCTGCCCTCCCGGTGGAGGTCGTCGAGTCCCCCGAGGACGCGGTGGACGAGCCCGCCGTCGCCGAGGACCGCGACGAGCGGACCCTCGACGACATCGAGGTCGTCGAGGCGGACGAGAAGGACCTCACCGCCGCACGCTGA